Proteins from one Flammeovirgaceae bacterium genomic window:
- a CDS encoding M1 family metallopeptidase, whose protein sequence is MPKFIPASILALLATLQLFATDPYPRNHGIDIKHYRFRIDLNDSTNAIAGVAEVTILFKDSLSTFELDLVGKSPDGNGMAVSSVSQGKKPLPFAQKGDRLSILLPHTARAGEETTISIAYGGTPSDGLVIGTNKFGDRVFFGDNWPNRAHYWLPTIDHPYDKASCEFIVTAPSHYQAIANGILMEKTNLPHDRTLAHWRETADIPTKVMVIGVARFATTTAGTVNGIPVETWVYPQNKEAGFTDYEIATKVLAYFIDHVGPYPYQKLANVQSTTRYGGMENASNIFYYENSVTGKNEREGLIAHETAHQWFGDSASEKDWYHVWLSEGFATYFTNLYYEANYGSAELAKRMAQQRDEVIKYHSKNPAPVIDTTLTDINKVLNANSYQKGSWVLHMLRKKVGDENFWKGIRLYYQTYQNSNALTSDFRHIMEKVSGMDLRLFFEQWLSESGHPVLTVTWQYNARKKQVEGVVRQGQNPLFATPLEIGVKADDGTLSIQTVQLGKKGTKFAFVAPKSPKELVLDPHTWLLFEGKISRK, encoded by the coding sequence ATGCCCAAATTCATCCCTGCCTCCATCCTTGCCCTGCTGGCCACCCTTCAATTGTTTGCCACCGACCCTTATCCCAGGAACCATGGCATTGACATCAAACACTACCGCTTCCGGATAGACCTAAACGACTCCACCAATGCGATAGCGGGGGTTGCGGAAGTTACCATTTTATTCAAAGATTCCCTATCCACTTTTGAATTGGATTTGGTAGGAAAATCACCGGATGGGAACGGAATGGCCGTGTCCTCCGTGAGCCAGGGAAAGAAACCATTGCCATTTGCCCAAAAGGGCGACCGGCTTTCCATTCTCCTCCCCCATACGGCCAGGGCCGGGGAGGAAACCACGATATCCATTGCCTATGGAGGGACCCCCTCCGATGGGCTGGTGATAGGAACCAACAAATTCGGGGACCGTGTTTTTTTTGGCGACAACTGGCCCAACCGTGCCCATTACTGGCTTCCCACCATTGACCACCCCTACGACAAAGCAAGCTGCGAGTTCATCGTAACGGCCCCATCGCATTACCAGGCCATCGCCAACGGCATCCTCATGGAAAAAACCAACCTGCCCCACGACAGGACGCTCGCCCACTGGAGAGAAACCGCGGATATACCCACCAAGGTAATGGTCATCGGGGTGGCCAGGTTTGCCACCACCACGGCAGGGACCGTCAACGGCATACCGGTGGAGACATGGGTATACCCTCAAAACAAAGAAGCGGGTTTTACCGATTATGAAATTGCCACCAAAGTACTTGCCTATTTTATCGACCATGTGGGGCCCTACCCCTATCAAAAGCTTGCCAATGTGCAGTCCACCACGCGGTATGGGGGGATGGAGAACGCCAGCAATATTTTTTACTATGAAAACTCCGTTACCGGGAAAAATGAACGGGAAGGTTTGATTGCCCACGAAACGGCCCATCAATGGTTTGGCGATTCGGCCTCCGAGAAGGACTGGTACCACGTGTGGCTGAGCGAGGGCTTCGCCACCTATTTCACCAACCTGTATTATGAAGCCAACTATGGCAGTGCGGAACTGGCCAAAAGAATGGCGCAACAAAGGGACGAAGTGATAAAATACCACTCGAAAAACCCCGCCCCGGTAATTGACACCACCCTTACCGATATCAATAAAGTGTTGAATGCCAATTCCTATCAGAAAGGAAGCTGGGTGCTGCACATGCTGCGGAAAAAAGTAGGTGACGAAAACTTCTGGAAAGGGATAAGGCTGTATTACCAAACCTATCAAAATTCAAACGCGTTGACTTCGGACTTCAGGCACATAATGGAAAAAGTGTCGGGGATGGACCTGCGGTTGTTTTTTGAGCAGTGGCTCAGTGAAAGCGGCCACCCTGTGCTTACCGTTACCTGGCAGTACAACGCCAGGAAAAAACAGGTGGAGGGGGTCGTGAGGCAGGGACAAAACCCGTTGTTCGCCACCCCATTGGAAATTGGCGTAAAGGCCGATGACGGCACCCTGTCCATCCAAACCGTCCAGTTGGGGAAAAAAGGGACAAAATTTGCTTTTGTGGCCCCAAAAAGCCCTAAAGAACTGGTTTTGGACCCCCACACCTGGCTGTTGTTTGAAGGAAAAATCAGCAGAAAATGA
- a CDS encoding glycosyltransferase, which yields MVCAHNEEQNLRELVPMLLQQHYGQYEVIVVDDRSHDGSLDYLNQLSGQDERLRVVSVKDRPGHVNGKKYALTLGIKTARYEWVLLTDADCAPQGQYWIEKMSHQFSTGTDIVLGYSPYIKSPGFLNSFIRYEGLVTAIQYMGMALLDKPYMGVGRNLAYRKNTFFENKGFRSHLAVTGGDDDLFVNEVGTYNNTRLAMGMGSLVYSKPKDTWVDYYYQKLRHLSVGKYYKVADKWRLGLYSATMIGFWALAIPAMFYSPWVFVPLGAFLLRMALLVVLAYTASRKLGEAFEVWKVPFLDIIFSIYYLVIGLVALQRNTIRWKKT from the coding sequence GTGGTATGTGCCCACAATGAGGAGCAGAACCTTCGGGAGTTGGTCCCGATGCTGCTTCAACAGCATTATGGGCAGTATGAAGTTATCGTGGTGGACGACAGGAGCCATGATGGGAGCCTGGATTATTTAAACCAGCTCTCCGGCCAGGACGAAAGGCTTAGGGTGGTGTCCGTTAAGGACCGCCCCGGCCATGTCAATGGCAAGAAGTATGCGCTTACCCTTGGGATAAAAACCGCCAGGTACGAGTGGGTGCTGCTGACGGATGCCGACTGCGCCCCGCAAGGCCAATATTGGATTGAGAAAATGAGCCATCAATTTTCAACTGGCACCGACATAGTCCTTGGGTATTCACCGTACATCAAATCCCCCGGCTTTCTTAATTCATTTATCCGGTACGAGGGGCTGGTTACGGCCATTCAATACATGGGCATGGCACTGCTCGATAAGCCTTACATGGGCGTGGGCAGGAACCTCGCCTACCGGAAAAATACTTTTTTTGAGAACAAGGGGTTCAGGTCGCATTTGGCGGTAACGGGGGGCGATGACGATTTGTTTGTGAATGAAGTGGGCACATACAACAACACGCGGTTGGCCATGGGCATGGGGTCACTTGTATATTCCAAACCAAAGGACACGTGGGTGGATTATTATTACCAGAAGTTGAGGCATTTGTCCGTGGGGAAATACTATAAGGTAGCGGATAAGTGGAGGTTGGGTTTGTACAGTGCCACCATGATCGGTTTTTGGGCATTGGCCATACCGGCCATGTTCTATTCGCCATGGGTTTTCGTTCCGCTCGGTGCCTTCTTGCTCAGGATGGCATTGCTGGTGGTGTTGGCATACACCGCCTCGCGCAAGTTGGGGGAGGCATTTGAAGTATGGAAAGTGCCCTTTTTAGATATTATTTTTAGCATTTATTATCTTGTCATCGGCCTTGTGGCGTTACAACGTAATACAATTAGATGGAAGAAGACCTGA
- a CDS encoding DsbA family oxidoreductase: protein MQKITIDVVSDVVCPWCYIGKRRLEKALSDLKRVYEFEVNYLPFELAPNMPKEGKDQKEHLAEKFGGEGKFRQLTAHVAAVAAGEGLHFDYSKQQKTPNTRDAHRLIWLAKKEGVQGQVKEALLNAFFEKGIDLTKDENLVDIVAEAGLDRGKAASLLASDEGLAEVKYLEGLNAQRGVSGVPFYVINGKYGISGAQPSSSFIQAFKQIGEKELAAANQ, encoded by the coding sequence ATGCAAAAAATCACCATTGATGTTGTTTCCGATGTGGTTTGTCCCTGGTGCTACATAGGGAAGCGAAGGTTGGAGAAGGCTTTGTCTGATTTAAAGAGGGTGTATGAATTTGAGGTCAACTACCTCCCGTTCGAACTGGCCCCCAATATGCCCAAAGAAGGAAAGGATCAGAAAGAACACCTGGCCGAAAAGTTTGGAGGGGAGGGTAAGTTCAGGCAACTGACGGCCCATGTGGCGGCCGTTGCGGCAGGGGAAGGGCTTCATTTCGATTATTCCAAACAACAGAAAACACCCAACACCCGTGATGCGCACCGATTGATTTGGCTGGCCAAAAAGGAGGGCGTGCAGGGGCAGGTAAAGGAGGCCTTGCTCAATGCTTTCTTCGAAAAGGGCATTGACCTCACCAAAGATGAGAACCTGGTTGACATTGTGGCGGAGGCCGGTTTGGACCGCGGTAAGGCAGCTTCTTTGCTGGCTTCCGATGAAGGACTGGCAGAGGTAAAATACCTGGAAGGGTTGAATGCCCAGAGGGGGGTAAGCGGGGTGCCCTTTTATGTCATCAATGGCAAATATGGAATTTCCGGTGCACAGCCCTCGTCAAGTTTTATACAGGCATTTAAGCAAATTGGCGAAAAGGAATTGGCCGCTGCCAATCAATAA
- a CDS encoding 30S ribosomal protein S20, protein MANHKSAEKRIRSNEKKRVLNRYQHKTARTASKKLVATTSKPEAEALLKEVSSLIDKLAKKNIIHWKKAANQKSRLARHVNKLA, encoded by the coding sequence ATGGCAAACCACAAATCAGCAGAGAAAAGGATCAGGTCCAACGAAAAGAAGCGCGTGCTCAACCGGTACCAGCACAAGACCGCGCGCACGGCCTCCAAAAAACTAGTGGCCACCACCTCCAAGCCGGAGGCAGAAGCCCTGCTTAAGGAAGTCTCATCGCTTATCGACAAATTGGCCAAGAAAAACATCATCCATTGGAAAAAAGCTGCCAATCAGAAATCCAGGTTGGCCAGGCATGTAAACAAGCTCGCCTAA
- the rsmG gene encoding 16S rRNA (guanine(527)-N(7))-methyltransferase RsmG — MASVYFCQQELRLNHIELQGTSLLLKYFPGLTEAQIGQFARLGPLYRDWNEKINVVSRKDLDNLYTNHVLHSLGIAKVVSFKPSARILDVGTGGGFPGIPLAILFPGAHFHLVDSIGKKITVVKAVVDSLGLNNVVAEKIRAESIKGKRYDFVVSRAVTRMKEFYGWVHDKIGKTHLHDMDNGILYLKGGDLEAEMNELKRPYQVTLLSDYFHEDYFETKKVVHVPIFP; from the coding sequence ATGGCTTCAGTTTATTTTTGCCAACAGGAATTACGTTTAAATCACATCGAATTGCAAGGCACGTCCCTACTATTAAAATACTTTCCCGGGTTGACAGAGGCCCAAATAGGCCAATTTGCCAGGCTGGGCCCCCTTTACCGGGATTGGAACGAAAAAATAAACGTGGTGTCACGCAAAGACCTGGACAACTTATACACCAACCACGTATTGCATTCATTGGGAATAGCCAAAGTGGTTTCCTTTAAACCCTCGGCCCGGATATTGGACGTGGGCACGGGTGGTGGTTTTCCCGGCATCCCATTGGCCATATTGTTTCCAGGGGCGCATTTTCACCTGGTGGACTCGATAGGGAAAAAAATCACGGTGGTGAAGGCAGTAGTGGATTCCCTGGGCCTCAACAATGTAGTGGCTGAAAAAATACGGGCCGAATCGATAAAAGGGAAAAGGTATGATTTTGTGGTGAGCAGGGCCGTCACGCGGATGAAGGAATTTTATGGTTGGGTCCATGACAAAATCGGGAAAACGCACCTCCATGACATGGACAACGGTATCTTATATTTGAAGGGGGGCGACCTGGAGGCGGAAATGAATGAATTGAAACGGCCGTACCAGGTAACCTTGTTGTCAGATTATTTTCACGAGGATTATTTTGAAACGAAGAAGGTAGTGCATGTCCCTATATTCCCGTAG
- a CDS encoding TerB family tellurite resistance protein: MNFSEILNLFRQGKAGAKSHMKNLIEMAAVDGHFDKVEYELLKTIAKRNGISEGQLKSIQQASGEVVFELPKDANERFHQFYDLVHMMTIDNEVHQEEIKLCNLFAIKFGYPKDKADSLIESIQGNIQHGHDHAETMVRVSLMLT, translated from the coding sequence ATGAACTTTTCCGAGATACTCAATCTCTTTCGCCAGGGAAAAGCCGGGGCAAAGAGCCACATGAAAAACCTTATCGAAATGGCGGCCGTGGATGGCCACTTTGACAAGGTGGAGTATGAATTGCTCAAAACCATCGCCAAAAGGAACGGTATTTCGGAAGGCCAACTAAAATCCATTCAACAGGCTTCCGGGGAGGTGGTTTTTGAGCTGCCAAAGGATGCCAACGAGAGGTTTCATCAATTCTACGACCTGGTGCATATGATGACCATTGACAATGAAGTGCACCAGGAGGAAATAAAACTTTGCAACCTGTTTGCCATCAAATTTGGATACCCAAAGGACAAAGCGGACAGCCTAATTGAGTCCATTCAGGGAAACATACAACATGGGCACGATCATGCAGAAACGATGGTGCGCGTATCGTTGATGTTAACGTAA
- a CDS encoding beta-lactamase family protein: MAAKIDSVFSSIPDFSGVVLFADNGNPVLHKAYGVRNYEAQAPMEANDIFELASVSKQFTAMTIMMLKQEGKLDYDDNVEKYLPGSPYQGITIRQLLNHTSGLPDYQAVMDEHWDKSKVAGNPDIFEYLKIYHPPMKFVPGEKYEYSNTGYVFLASITEAVSGQDFVGFCKEKIFEPLQMASTAIRDNDQKNKLPNLAYGHIYVGEEGRYVRADSFPSSNYTIWLGGRKGPGRVSATAADLLKWDKALYTDQLVPQETLAEAFAPATLNDGSASNYGFGWEIIPESPAGKVVWHNGDNPGYKTIIVRYLDAKKTLIVLNNNYHPQFENARGAVDQIVARGLKEQD, encoded by the coding sequence ATGGCCGCGAAAATTGATTCCGTGTTCAGCTCCATCCCCGACTTTAGTGGGGTGGTCCTTTTTGCCGATAATGGCAACCCGGTCCTCCACAAAGCCTATGGGGTACGGAACTATGAGGCCCAGGCCCCCATGGAGGCCAATGACATCTTTGAACTGGCTTCCGTTTCCAAACAATTTACTGCCATGACGATCATGATGCTGAAGCAGGAAGGAAAACTGGATTATGATGATAATGTGGAAAAGTACCTTCCCGGCTCGCCCTACCAGGGCATTACCATCAGGCAATTGCTCAACCACACTTCCGGGCTTCCCGACTATCAGGCCGTAATGGACGAGCATTGGGACAAAAGCAAAGTGGCGGGAAACCCCGATATTTTTGAATATTTGAAAATATACCATCCCCCGATGAAGTTTGTGCCTGGCGAAAAATACGAATACAGCAATACCGGATATGTCTTCCTGGCCAGCATCACGGAAGCTGTTTCAGGGCAGGATTTTGTGGGGTTTTGCAAGGAAAAAATATTTGAACCGTTGCAAATGGCCTCCACCGCAATCCGTGACAACGATCAAAAAAACAAACTCCCCAACCTTGCCTATGGGCACATCTATGTAGGGGAAGAAGGGAGGTATGTCAGGGCCGATTCCTTCCCCTCTTCGAATTATACCATTTGGCTGGGTGGAAGAAAAGGACCAGGCCGGGTGAGCGCTACCGCTGCGGACCTCCTAAAGTGGGACAAAGCGCTGTACACCGATCAACTTGTGCCACAGGAAACCCTGGCCGAAGCGTTTGCTCCAGCCACGCTGAACGATGGTTCAGCCTCCAACTACGGCTTTGGGTGGGAAATCATTCCTGAATCGCCTGCGGGTAAAGTGGTATGGCACAACGGGGACAACCCGGGCTATAAAACAATCATCGTACGCTACCTGGATGCCAAAAAAACATTGATCGTGCTAAACAACAACTACCATCCACAATTTGAAAACGCGAGGGGTGCCGTGGACCAAATAGTTGCCAGAGGGCTAAAGGAACAGGATTAG
- a CDS encoding sigma-70 family RNA polymerase sigma factor, translating to MEEDLNSRFSKKALEDFKLIDMAVDGDEKAYAKLLARYKRPVYHMILKMVRNVDDAEDLTIESFAKAFKSLHRFKKDFTFSTWLFRIATNNTIDFIRKKRLNTLSISNTYTDDDGQSVSIEVEDGSLNPQEEAIKAQKEELIQVFVDMLPAKYQKLVRLRYYSELSYEEIAKELEAPLGTVKAQLHRARELMYDLIKNKKEHI from the coding sequence ATGGAAGAAGACCTGAACAGCAGATTTTCAAAAAAGGCGCTGGAGGATTTTAAGCTGATAGACATGGCCGTGGATGGCGATGAGAAGGCTTATGCAAAACTTCTGGCCCGCTACAAGCGCCCTGTCTACCACATGATTTTGAAAATGGTGCGAAATGTGGACGATGCCGAAGACCTTACCATCGAATCGTTTGCAAAAGCATTTAAAAGCCTTCACCGTTTTAAAAAGGATTTTACCTTTAGTACCTGGCTGTTTAGGATCGCCACCAACAACACCATAGATTTCATAAGGAAGAAAAGGCTAAACACCCTCAGCATCAGCAACACCTATACGGACGATGACGGCCAGTCGGTGTCGATAGAGGTGGAGGATGGGAGCCTCAACCCACAGGAGGAGGCCATTAAGGCACAAAAGGAGGAACTGATCCAGGTTTTTGTGGATATGTTGCCGGCCAAATACCAAAAGCTGGTCCGGCTAAGGTATTACAGTGAGCTTTCCTATGAGGAAATCGCCAAGGAATTGGAAGCCCCGTTGGGCACGGTGAAGGCCCAGCTGCACCGTGCCAGGGAATTGATGTACGACCTGATCAAGAACAAAAAGGAACATATATAG
- a CDS encoding exo-alpha-sialidase, which yields MENRILVIVFAFTLGMANAQFKNIMLAGPVEGGKPMVEPSIAINQKDPKNIVAAYSLDQVKYTKDGGETWQSTTVTSPYGVYGDVVLEAGPKGKIYFLHLSDPSGEGRANEAWLDRIVFHQSDDGGKTWDEGKSIGHNPPKDQDKPWAAIHPRKGNLAVTWTQFDKYGSEDAGCQSNIMLSLSANGKRWGSPIQLNQMPGDCLDGDNTAEGAVPAIGRDGKMFVAWSNGGVIYLDRSYDDGETWLTNDIAIATQAGGWDLEIPGLGRCNGMPVIRVDNSPARSAGVLYLVWADQKNGPSDTDVWFVHSVNHGDNWTLPKKIGTETSGRHQFLPWMAVDQTTGYIYIVYYDRRNYDDNQTDVYLSYSSDGGYSFKDVKISETPFVPTEDVFFGDYTNIAAHDGIITPVWARMDNGKTSIWTAIIRQDQLIKEEKPSNKK from the coding sequence ATGGAGAACAGGATACTAGTAATTGTTTTCGCCTTTACGCTGGGCATGGCGAACGCGCAATTTAAAAACATCATGCTGGCCGGGCCGGTGGAAGGGGGCAAGCCAATGGTGGAACCCAGCATTGCCATTAACCAGAAGGACCCCAAAAACATTGTGGCCGCCTATAGCCTGGACCAGGTCAAATACACAAAAGATGGCGGTGAAACCTGGCAAAGCACCACGGTCACTTCCCCTTATGGGGTCTATGGCGATGTGGTGTTGGAGGCCGGGCCCAAAGGCAAAATATATTTTCTCCATTTGTCAGACCCCAGTGGGGAGGGCCGGGCCAATGAAGCATGGCTGGACAGGATAGTCTTCCACCAGTCGGATGACGGAGGAAAAACCTGGGACGAGGGAAAATCAATCGGGCACAACCCGCCCAAAGACCAGGACAAGCCCTGGGCGGCCATCCACCCCCGTAAAGGGAACCTGGCCGTTACCTGGACGCAATTCGACAAGTACGGGTCCGAAGATGCCGGGTGCCAATCCAATATCATGCTGAGCCTATCGGCCAATGGCAAAAGGTGGGGTTCCCCCATTCAACTGAACCAAATGCCGGGCGATTGCCTGGATGGCGACAACACGGCAGAGGGGGCGGTGCCCGCCATTGGCAGGGATGGAAAAATGTTCGTGGCCTGGTCCAATGGTGGGGTCATTTATTTGGACAGGTCGTATGACGATGGCGAAACATGGCTGACCAATGACATTGCCATCGCCACGCAGGCAGGTGGCTGGGACTTGGAAATCCCCGGGCTGGGAAGGTGCAACGGCATGCCCGTCATCAGGGTGGACAACAGCCCGGCAAGGTCCGCAGGCGTTTTGTATTTGGTTTGGGCCGACCAAAAAAATGGCCCTTCCGATACCGATGTGTGGTTTGTCCATTCCGTAAACCATGGCGACAACTGGACCCTTCCCAAAAAAATCGGGACGGAAACATCTGGCAGGCATCAATTCCTTCCCTGGATGGCCGTGGACCAAACGACAGGGTACATTTATATCGTGTACTACGACAGAAGGAATTATGACGATAACCAAACGGACGTGTACTTGTCCTACTCTTCAGACGGGGGCTATTCCTTTAAGGACGTGAAGATCAGCGAAACGCCCTTCGTTCCTACCGAAGATGTTTTTTTTGGCGACTACACCAACATTGCCGCCCATGATGGCATCATCACACCGGTCTGGGCGCGTATGGACAACGGGAAAACAAGCATCTGGACGGCCATCATCCGGCAAGACCAGTTGATAAAGGAGGAAAAACCATCAAATAAAAAATAA
- a CDS encoding adenosylhomocysteinase, giving the protein MVEEKVKFKVKDINLADWGRKEIELAEAEMPGLMAIREEYGPKQPLKGARIAGCLHMTIQTAVLIETLTALGAEVTWSSCNIFSTQDHAAAAIAKAGIPVFAWKGMNEQEFDWCIEQTLHAFESGQPLNMILDDGGDLTNMVLDRFPELVPAIKGISEETTTGVHRLIERMEKGTLPLPAINVNDSVTKSKFDNKYGCKESLVDAIRRATDVMIAGKVAVVAGYGDVGKGSAASLRGAGARVIVTEIDPICALQAAMDGYAVKKMDNAVKEADIVVTATGNFNIIADRHFKSMKDKTIVCNIGHFDNEIDVAWLNKNARKESIKPQVDLYTMDSGNQIILLAEGRLVNLGCAMGHPSFVMSNSFSNQTLAQIELWNNTNQYENKVYMLPKHLDEKVAALHLGKIGVELDVLTEEQAKYIGVTTKGPFKPDYYRY; this is encoded by the coding sequence ATGGTTGAAGAAAAGGTAAAATTCAAAGTAAAAGACATCAATTTGGCCGATTGGGGCCGAAAGGAAATTGAATTGGCAGAAGCGGAAATGCCAGGATTAATGGCCATACGCGAAGAATACGGCCCCAAACAACCTTTGAAGGGTGCCCGCATAGCCGGCTGCCTTCACATGACCATCCAGACAGCCGTATTGATCGAAACATTAACGGCCCTTGGGGCTGAAGTGACCTGGTCGTCATGCAACATATTTTCCACCCAAGACCATGCGGCCGCTGCCATCGCCAAGGCGGGGATACCTGTGTTTGCCTGGAAAGGGATGAACGAACAGGAATTTGACTGGTGCATAGAACAGACCCTTCACGCCTTTGAAAGTGGGCAGCCCCTGAACATGATTTTGGATGATGGCGGTGACCTTACCAACATGGTGTTGGACCGTTTTCCTGAATTGGTACCTGCCATCAAAGGCATCTCCGAAGAGACCACCACTGGCGTGCACCGCCTGATCGAAAGAATGGAAAAAGGCACCCTGCCTCTCCCTGCCATCAACGTGAACGACTCGGTGACCAAATCCAAGTTTGACAACAAGTACGGATGCAAGGAATCGTTGGTCGATGCCATTCGCAGGGCCACTGACGTGATGATAGCGGGCAAGGTGGCCGTGGTGGCCGGCTACGGGGACGTGGGCAAAGGTTCGGCCGCTTCTTTGCGCGGGGCCGGGGCGCGTGTGATCGTCACCGAGATTGACCCCATTTGCGCACTGCAAGCAGCCATGGACGGCTATGCGGTCAAGAAAATGGACAATGCCGTGAAGGAAGCAGACATAGTGGTGACTGCCACAGGCAACTTCAACATCATTGCCGACCGTCATTTCAAAAGCATGAAAGACAAAACCATTGTGTGCAACATTGGCCATTTCGACAATGAGATTGATGTGGCGTGGTTGAACAAAAATGCCAGGAAGGAAAGCATCAAGCCCCAAGTGGACCTCTATACGATGGACAGTGGGAACCAAATCATCCTGCTGGCGGAAGGACGCCTCGTCAACCTGGGCTGTGCCATGGGGCACCCCTCGTTTGTAATGTCCAACTCTTTCAGCAACCAAACCCTGGCGCAAATAGAGCTGTGGAACAATACCAACCAGTACGAAAACAAGGTGTACATGCTGCCCAAGCACCTTGACGAAAAGGTGGCCGCCCTTCACCTGGGCAAAATCGGTGTGGAGCTTGACGTGCTTACCGAGGAACAGGCCAAATACATTGGCGTAACCACTAAAGGGCCATTCAAACCGGACTATTATCGATATTAA
- a CDS encoding S1/P1 Nuclease codes for MPCFGFAWGFFAHKKINRLAVYTLPPEMIGFYKKNIEFLTEEAVAPDRRRYAIKDEAPRHFIDLDEFGDSAVYKLPRTWAQALGRYGEDSLMERGVVPWQIVRAYNRLKDAMLLYDPEKILRSSADLGHYVADANVPLHTTSNYDGQLTGQPGLHAFWESRLPELFFPEYGFFVGKAAYIDNVQGYAWEAVARAHLALDSVLRFEKRIGGKWGNKKYGFETRGRQTVKVVSYPYAQAYHLALGGMVERQMRRSVKMTGDLWYSAWVDSGQPDLKKLIGYSPSPEELEARKKELEKWKEHRYPARAHEGDGNH; via the coding sequence ATGCCATGCTTTGGTTTTGCCTGGGGTTTTTTTGCGCATAAAAAAATAAACCGCCTGGCGGTGTATACCCTCCCTCCGGAAATGATAGGCTTCTATAAAAAAAACATTGAGTTCCTGACGGAAGAGGCCGTTGCCCCGGACAGAAGGCGGTATGCCATAAAAGACGAGGCGCCACGCCATTTTATCGACTTGGATGAATTTGGCGATAGTGCCGTTTACAAACTCCCCAGGACATGGGCCCAGGCCCTTGGCCGGTATGGTGAGGATTCCTTGATGGAAAGGGGGGTAGTGCCGTGGCAAATCGTGAGGGCCTACAATCGCCTGAAGGATGCCATGCTGCTTTACGACCCTGAAAAAATCCTGAGAAGCTCTGCCGACCTTGGCCATTACGTGGCCGATGCAAATGTGCCCCTGCACACCACAAGCAACTACGATGGGCAGCTTACCGGACAGCCCGGCCTGCATGCATTCTGGGAGTCGAGGCTCCCGGAGTTGTTTTTTCCGGAATATGGTTTTTTTGTGGGCAAGGCAGCCTATATCGATAATGTGCAGGGCTATGCATGGGAAGCGGTGGCCAGGGCCCACCTGGCGTTGGATTCGGTTTTGCGTTTTGAAAAAAGGATAGGGGGGAAATGGGGAAATAAAAAGTATGGTTTTGAGACCAGGGGGAGGCAAACCGTGAAAGTAGTGTCTTATCCGTATGCCCAGGCCTACCACCTTGCCCTGGGCGGGATGGTGGAGCGGCAAATGAGGCGCAGTGTAAAAATGACGGGCGACCTTTGGTACAGTGCCTGGGTAGATTCAGGCCAGCCGGACCTTAAAAAACTTATCGGCTACAGCCCTTCCCCGGAAGAACTGGAGGCCAGGAAAAAGGAGCTGGAAAAGTGGAAGGAGCACCGCTACCCCGCCAGGGCGCACGAGGGCGATGGGAACCATTGA
- a CDS encoding DUF4199 domain-containing protein — protein MSFFNNPNRIPESYGLRIAAGLIGFFLIMKLVGLGHIVELRVLNLIILSLGIYYALKNFRRVHSDRLNYFRGLITGVSTAAVGSLVFALFLFVYMKLDTAMMQSIIENEPMGRYLNPYMGAFIVALEGVFSGFFVTFLLMNYVPSDEVNQT, from the coding sequence ATGAGCTTTTTCAACAACCCCAATAGGATTCCTGAAAGCTATGGGCTGAGGATTGCGGCCGGCCTTATCGGTTTTTTTCTCATCATGAAACTGGTTGGGCTTGGCCACATTGTGGAGTTGCGCGTCCTCAACCTGATTATTTTGTCCCTCGGCATTTACTATGCACTTAAGAATTTCAGACGGGTTCATTCGGACCGGTTGAATTATTTCAGGGGCCTTATTACCGGTGTGTCCACGGCAGCGGTAGGTTCCCTTGTTTTTGCCTTGTTCCTGTTTGTATACATGAAGCTGGACACGGCCATGATGCAGTCCATTATCGAAAACGAACCTATGGGCAGGTACCTCAACCCATATATGGGGGCCTTTATCGTGGCGCTGGAAGGTGTTTTTTCCGGCTTCTTCGTTACTTTCCTGCTGATGAACTATGTGCCCTCGGACGAGGTGAACCAGACGTAG